The following is a genomic window from Deinococcus fonticola.
ACCGTCCCGACGAAGTAGGCCTGAGCGCCGCATTCTGGACGCACCAGAAAAGCGTCGGCCCGCTCCAGACTCAGGGGCTGTGCCGTAACGTCCGTGTGCGTGGCTTCCTGCGTTCCTCCGGCCACGGGGGGCAGAAAAGCCACCTCGTCTCCGCCGGCCAGTTCCTGCTCGGGTGAAGCGTAGGCTTCATTCACCGCCACCATGCACCCCTTCAGCGAGACGCCGTGCCGGTCTTCTGCCAGCCTGGCCACTTCGCGCACAGTGGCCCCAGCAGGAACCTCCAGAAGCTCCTGATCCAGCCCCGTTTCCTGCTTCAGGCGGGCGAAAAACAGCAATCGAACCTGCATAGCCGGAGCGTACCACGCAGGCCCTCTTCACAGGGAGTTGACAGATCTCAAAGCAGGGCATATAGTTTCTGAGCCTCGAACGAGGCGAGACGCATGA
Proteins encoded in this region:
- the moaD gene encoding molybdopterin converting factor subunit 1, with product MQVRLLFFARLKQETGLDQELLEVPAGATVREVARLAEDRHGVSLKGCMVAVNEAYASPEQELAGGDEVAFLPPVAGGTQEATHTDVTAQPLSLERADAFLVRPECGAQAYFVGTVRSPNQGKHVNWIEYEGFIPMGRKVMDEAAAAARAEYGELRVFIEHRLGRVLPGEASILIGVASPHRRAALEACDFLIEHLKVHVPVWKHEADEDGEHWVQGQTGSETL